One genomic region from Chelonia mydas isolate rCheMyd1 chromosome 25, rCheMyd1.pri.v2, whole genome shotgun sequence encodes:
- the LOC102944930 gene encoding hippocampus abundant transcript 1 protein, giving the protein MTGEKKKKKRLNRSVLLAKKIIIRDGASRQGIGEPSVYHAVVVIFLEFFAWGLLTTPMLTVLHRTFPQHTFLMNGLIHGVKGLLSFLSAPLIGALSDVWGRKSFLLLTVFFTCAPIPLMKISPWWYFAVISMSGVFAVTFSVIFAYVADITQEHERSTAYGLVSATFAASLVTSPAIGAYLSQAYGDTLVVVLASGVALLDIGFILLAVPESLPEEMRPVSWGAPISWEQADPFASLRKVGQDSTVLLICITVFLSYLPEAGQYSSFFLYLRQVIGFSSETVAAFIGVVGILSILAQTVVLGILMRSIGNKNTILLGLGFQILQLAWYGFGSQPWMMWAAGAVAAMSSITFPAISAMVSRNADPDQQGVVQGMITGIRGLCNGLGPALYGFVFYLFHVELNEMAEVETMGKATKVMVNPTDESSIIPGPPFLFGACSVLLSLLVALFIPEHNLALRSGSHKKHSNGAQTHTHSPQSGGSDGKEPLLEDSSV; this is encoded by the exons ATGACCGgcgagaagaagaaaaagaagcggCTCAACCGCAGCGTCCTGCTGGCCAAGAAAATCATCATCCGGGACGGAGCCAGC CGACAGGGGATTGGAGAGCCCAGTGTGTACCATGCGGTGGTGGTTATTTTCCTGGAATTTTTTGCCTGGGGGTTACTCACCACCCCTATGTTAACG GTGTTACACCGGACTTTTCCTCAGCACACATTCCTGATGAATGGCCTGATCCATGGGGTTAAG GGCCTGCTGTCCTTTCTAAGTGCCCCACTGATTGGTGCTCTCTCTGATGTCTGGGGCAGGAAGTCCTTCCTTCTCCTCACTGTGTTCTTCACGTGTGCACCAATACCTCTCATGAAGATCAGCCCATG GTGGTATTTTGCTGTCATTTCCATGTCTGGAGTCTTTGCTGTCACCTTCTCTGTGATTTTTGCCTATGTTGCTGATATCACACAGGAACATGAACGCAGTACAGCTTATGGCTTG GTGTCAGCCACTTTTGCAGCCAGCCTGGTCACAAGTCCAGCAATTGGCGCATACCTGTCCCAAGCCTATGGTGATACACTGGTGGTGGTGCTGGCTTCAGGGGTTGCTCTGCTGGATATTGGCTTCATTCTGCTGGCTGTACCAGAATCTCTGCCGGAGGAGATGCGCCCTGTGTCCTGGGGAGCTCCCATCTCTTGGGAACAGGCAGATCCATTTGCT TCTCTCCGCAAAGTGGGCCAGGATTCTACTGTGCTTCTTATCTGCATTACTGTCTTTCTCTCCTACCTTCCTGAAGCCGGCCAGTACTCCAGCTTCTTTTTGTACCTACGACAG GTCATTGGATTTTCCTCAGAGACTGTGGCAGCCTTTATTGGTGTGGTTGGAATTCTCTCCATATTGGCTCAG ACAGTAGTGCTGGGGATTCTCATGCGTTCAATAGGAAATAAAAATACCATCCTCTTGGGCTTAGGCTTCCAGATTCTACAGCTTGCCTGGTACGGCTTTGGATCGCAGCCTTG GATGATGTGGGCAGCAGGAGCTGTGGCTGCCATGTCCAGTATCACTTTCCCAGCCATCAGTGCCATGGTGTCCAGGAACGCAGATCCAGACCAGCAGG GTGTGGTTCAGGGGATGATCACTGGAATTCGGGGACTCTGTAatgggctggggccagctctctATGGCTTCGTCTTTTACCTGTTCCATGTGGAATTGAATGAAATGGCTGAAGTGGAAACCATGGGAAAGGCCACGAAGGTCATGGTCAACCCTACTGATGAG AGTAGCATTATCCCGGGGCCCCCTTTCCTCTTTGGAGCATGCTCGGTCCTGCTGTCGCTCCTAGTGGCCTTGTTCATTCCGGAACACAATCTTGCATTGAGATCGGGCAGCCATAAGAAACACAGCAATGGAGCCCAGACCCACACCCACAGCCCACAGTCTGGAGGATCAGATGGCAAGGAGCCCCTGCTGGAGGACAGTAGTGTATGA